In Lactobacillus sp. PV012, one genomic interval encodes:
- a CDS encoding CsbD family protein yields MNKDSGLKDKLKGKAKEVEGKAQQLKGKAKEKAEKLKADLEKKKAELEEK; encoded by the coding sequence ATGAATAAAGATTCGGGCTTAAAAGACAAATTAAAAGGCAAAGCAAAAGAAGTTGAAGGAAAGGCACAACAACTTAAAGGGAAAGCAAAAGAAAAAGCAGAGAAGCTTAAAGCAGATTTAGAAAAGAAAAAAGCAGAATTGGAAGAGAAATAA